Proteins encoded in a region of the Methylobacterium radiotolerans JCM 2831 genome:
- a CDS encoding ATP-grasp domain-containing protein gives MRIGLAADNGTWHKSRLLAALRANGVEPVLFSLADVAVVTGGAEPLRVPGFPDALPDGVLMRTIAGGTFEATTMRLGVLHALVAAGVTVWNAPTAIERSVDKAATSLLIDRAGLPTPATWVFSKREAAAALVAAEARPGAPLVLKPLFGSQGEGLALIERPEDLPDEESVARVYYLQRYVPRRDGLWRDYRVFVCDGRAIAGMIREGDGWITNVHRGGRPLPWAMPRGAAELAEAAAAAVGVDYSGVDLVEDGEGGFSVLEVNSMPAWSGLQTVCETDIAAAVVRGFLAAARGASRPRLVVA, from the coding sequence ATGCGCATCGGGCTCGCGGCCGATAACGGCACCTGGCACAAGAGCCGCCTGCTCGCCGCCCTGCGCGCGAACGGCGTCGAGCCGGTGCTGTTCTCGCTCGCCGACGTGGCCGTCGTGACGGGCGGCGCCGAACCTCTCCGCGTTCCGGGCTTCCCGGACGCGCTGCCGGACGGCGTCCTGATGCGAACCATCGCGGGCGGGACCTTCGAGGCGACGACGATGCGGCTCGGCGTACTGCACGCGCTGGTCGCGGCGGGTGTCACCGTCTGGAACGCGCCGACCGCGATCGAGCGCTCGGTGGACAAGGCGGCGACCTCGCTGCTCATCGATCGCGCCGGGCTGCCCACGCCGGCCACCTGGGTGTTCTCGAAGCGCGAGGCGGCCGCGGCCCTGGTCGCCGCCGAGGCGCGTCCGGGCGCGCCGCTGGTCCTGAAGCCGCTGTTCGGCTCGCAAGGGGAGGGGCTCGCCCTGATCGAGCGCCCGGAGGACCTGCCCGACGAGGAGTCGGTGGCGCGGGTCTACTACCTCCAGCGCTACGTGCCGCGCCGGGACGGCCTGTGGCGCGACTACCGGGTGTTCGTCTGCGACGGCCGGGCCATCGCCGGCATGATCCGCGAGGGCGACGGCTGGATCACCAACGTCCACCGGGGCGGCCGGCCGCTCCCCTGGGCGATGCCGCGCGGCGCCGCCGAGCTGGCCGAGGCGGCGGCGGCCGCGGTCGGCGTCGACTATTCCGGCGTCGACCTCGTTGAGGACGGGGAGGGCGGGTTCTCGGTCCTCGAGGTCAACTCGATGCCGGCCTGGTCGGGCCTGCAGACCGTGTGCGAGACCGACATCGCCGCCGCGGTGGTGCGCGGCTTCCTCGCCGCGGCCCGCGGTGCCAGCCGTCCTCGGCTCGTGGTGGCATGA
- the fae gene encoding 5,6,7,8-tetrahydromethanopterin hydro-lyase, producing MAKITKVQVGEALVGDGNEVAHIDLIIGPRGSPAETAFCNGLVNNKHGFTSLLAVIAPNLPCKPNTLMFNKVTINDARQAVQMFGPAQHGVAKAVQDAVAEGIIPADEADDLYILVGVFIHWEAADDAKIQKYNYEATKLSIQRAVNGEPKASTVTEQRNSAQHPFAANA from the coding sequence ATGGCGAAGATCACCAAGGTTCAGGTCGGCGAGGCCCTCGTCGGCGACGGCAACGAGGTCGCCCACATCGACCTCATCATCGGACCGCGCGGTTCGCCGGCTGAGACGGCCTTCTGCAACGGCCTCGTGAACAACAAGCACGGCTTCACCAGCCTGCTCGCGGTCATCGCGCCGAACCTGCCGTGCAAGCCGAACACCCTGATGTTCAACAAGGTCACCATCAACGACGCCCGTCAGGCCGTCCAGATGTTCGGCCCGGCCCAGCACGGCGTTGCCAAGGCTGTGCAGGACGCGGTGGCCGAGGGCATCATCCCGGCGGACGAGGCCGACGACCTGTACATCCTGGTCGGCGTGTTCATCCACTGGGAGGCGGCCGACGACGCCAAGATCCAGAAGTACAACTACGAGGCCACCAAGCTGTCGATCCAGCGCGCCGTCAACGGCGAGCCGAAGGCCTCGACGGTCACCGAGCAGCGCAACTCCGCGCAGCACCCCTTCGCCGCCAACGCTTAG
- a CDS encoding triphosphoribosyl-dephospho-CoA synthase: MSEIGLDSALIGTLYRAACLAELDALKPGNVHAYAPGHRMVLADFVTSADLSARPLARAGAGVGTRVRDGVAATMAAVGQNTNLGILLLCAPLAVAAERGRTVASVLDTLDGADAEAVFAGIRRANPGGLGEAARHDVAEPAPGSLRDAMAEAADRDRIARAYVTGFADVPAIGLAALREARTAGLDPTWCTTAIHLAFLRAVPDSHVARKHGAAAAEGVRREVEATLAGIDLAARPVDALLALDASLKGRSINPGTSADFTVATLFWDALAGAGARLA, encoded by the coding sequence ATGAGCGAGATCGGCCTCGACTCGGCCCTGATCGGCACGCTGTACCGAGCGGCCTGCCTCGCGGAGCTCGACGCCCTCAAGCCCGGCAACGTCCACGCCTACGCGCCCGGCCACCGCATGGTGCTGGCGGATTTCGTCACGAGTGCCGACCTCTCGGCGCGGCCCCTGGCCAGGGCGGGCGCGGGCGTCGGGACGCGGGTCCGCGACGGCGTCGCCGCCACCATGGCGGCGGTGGGCCAGAACACCAATCTCGGCATCCTGCTGCTCTGCGCGCCGCTCGCGGTCGCGGCCGAGCGTGGGCGGACCGTCGCCTCGGTGCTCGACACCCTGGACGGCGCGGATGCGGAGGCCGTCTTCGCGGGCATCCGGCGCGCCAATCCGGGCGGCCTCGGCGAGGCCGCCCGGCACGACGTTGCCGAACCGGCGCCCGGATCGCTGCGAGACGCCATGGCGGAGGCCGCCGACCGGGACCGGATCGCCCGCGCCTACGTCACGGGTTTCGCGGACGTGCCGGCGATCGGGCTCGCGGCCCTGCGCGAGGCCCGCACCGCCGGGCTCGACCCGACTTGGTGCACGACTGCGATCCACCTCGCCTTCCTGCGCGCCGTCCCGGACAGCCACGTCGCCCGCAAGCACGGCGCGGCCGCGGCCGAGGGCGTCCGCCGGGAGGTAGAAGCGACGCTCGCCGGGATCGACCTCGCCGCGCGGCCGGTGGACGCGCTGCTGGCCCTCGACGCGTCGCTGAAAGGGCGGTCGATCAATCCCGGTACGAGCGCGGATTTCACCGTCGCGACGCTGTTCTGGGACGCGCTCGCGGGCGCCGGTGCCCGGCTGGCCTGA